CATCAGCGCACGCATTTCAATCCCGCCTCTTGACCTCAACCAATGTTGAGGTGCGATAACGATCTCCCCACGGCCAGCCCCTGGCGTTCCCCACGGAGATTGCTTCGATGTCGTACTCGCTTCCCCCGCTCCCCTACGCCCATGACGCCCTCGAGCCGCATTTTGATGCGCGTACGATGGAAATCCACCACAGCAAGCACCACCAGACCTACGTCAACAACCTCAATGCGGCCATCGAGCAGGCCGGCATCGCCGAGCAGCCGGTCGAGGCGCTGATCGCCAACCTCGATGCCGTGCCCGAGGCGCAGCGTGGCGCAGTCCGCAACAACGGTGGCGGCCACGCCAACCACAGCCTGTTCTGGACCGTGCTCAGCACCAACGGCGGCACGCCCGATGATGAGCTGGTCGCCGCCATCGACCGTGACCTCGGCGGTTTCGACGCCTTCAAGGACGCCTTCACCAAGGCCGCGCAGACCCGCTTCGGCAGTGGCTGGGCCTGGCTGACCAGTGATCGCGATGGCCGCCTGCACGTCGAAAGCAGTGCCAACCAGGACAGCCCGCTGATGGGTGCAGCCGTCGGCCTGTCCGGCAATACCCCGATCCTCGCACTGGACGTCTGGGAGCACGCCTACTACCTGCACTACCAGAACCGTCGCCCGGACTACATCGGTGCGTTCTTCAACATCATCAACTGGGCCGAGGTCGGCCGGCGCTACCGCCAGGCCAAGGCCTCATGAGCGGCGAGACACTGCCATACGCCGGGCCGTGGGCGGGGGTGTTCCCCGCTCCGGCCCCGGTGCCGTCGGTCGAGATGCCGCCGCGTGCCTTGCGGCGGCTGCTTGGCCATTTCCCTACCGGCGTGGCCATCGTCTGCGCACGCGATGCGCAGGGAAGACCGGTCGGCCTGACCATCAACTCGTTCGTACCAGTGTCGCTGCAGCCGCCACTGGTGTTGTGGAACCTGGCGCTGCACGCACAGAGCCTGTCCACCTTCCAGCGCGCCACCCGCTTTGCGATCAGCGTGCTGGGTACCGACCAGGAAGCACTGGCACGGCGCTTCGCCGATCCGCAGGTACGCAACCGCTTCGACGACCTGCCGCTGCTGGACGACGAGGAAGACGCGCCACCGCGTATCGCCGGTGCGGTGGCCCATCTCACCTGTACCCGCCATGCACAGTGGCCGGTGGGTGATCACCTTCTGCTGGCCGGTCGCATCATCGAAGTGCACGAAAACGGTGGCGCACCACTGCTGTTCCACCGTGGCCGTTTCCAGCCAGGCCCGGCCGAGCTGCTGGTGGAGGTGCGCGGATGAACATCGAGGCCCTGGAATGCATGCTCGCCGCCGGCAAGGACGGCGCGCTGCTGCGCTTCGGCCTGGGCAAAGGCTGGCTGGATGCCGGCAACCCGGTGCGTGCGGCAACCCATCTGGGCCGCTGCGTGGTGCTTGATCCGCAGTATTCAGCGGCATGGAAGCTGCTCGGCAAGGCCTGGCTGGCCAGTGGCCAGCCGCAGGCGGCGCGCGAAGCATGGCAACGCGGGCTGAGCGTAGCCGGCAGCAAGGGCGACCAGCAGGCACGCAAGGAAATGCAGGTGTTCCTGCGACGCCTG
This portion of the Stenotrophomonas sp. WZN-1 genome encodes:
- a CDS encoding superoxide dismutase, yielding MSYSLPPLPYAHDALEPHFDARTMEIHHSKHHQTYVNNLNAAIEQAGIAEQPVEALIANLDAVPEAQRGAVRNNGGGHANHSLFWTVLSTNGGTPDDELVAAIDRDLGGFDAFKDAFTKAAQTRFGSGWAWLTSDRDGRLHVESSANQDSPLMGAAVGLSGNTPILALDVWEHAYYLHYQNRRPDYIGAFFNIINWAEVGRRYRQAKAS
- a CDS encoding flavin reductase family protein, translating into MSGETLPYAGPWAGVFPAPAPVPSVEMPPRALRRLLGHFPTGVAIVCARDAQGRPVGLTINSFVPVSLQPPLVLWNLALHAQSLSTFQRATRFAISVLGTDQEALARRFADPQVRNRFDDLPLLDDEEDAPPRIAGAVAHLTCTRHAQWPVGDHLLLAGRIIEVHENGGAPLLFHRGRFQPGPAELLVEVRG
- a CDS encoding tetratricopeptide repeat protein, which produces MNIEALECMLAAGKDGALLRFGLGKGWLDAGNPVRAATHLGRCVVLDPQYSAAWKLLGKAWLASGQPQAAREAWQRGLSVAGSKGDQQARKEMQVFLRRLDREQADLAKAG